The following proteins are co-located in the Candidatus Margulisiibacteriota bacterium genome:
- a CDS encoding pentapeptide repeat-containing protein — protein sequence MNTRGLGAHYAGRARLYGERLQFIRDRGGASLRLDMVHPNLLERGGSLRITAPLGTIPSGLFGYLKTNGAIAGGRLDIGKLRELFDVRYAFRNREEGFYLRAGEEMNSANMMSAVIGRLVGTKALVPRYGKHEGSVIDAVYTLFRTVNVNDGMWHEPLDEWNEKKAVLDDRGIVVDLSGFDLGRFDLAGINFRNMVFTGANFTGSDQSEADLSFSVVRDVTADRVDYRGAFLMSADFSRSSLMQADFEDAVAPGARFDGAELMMANFFRAMLIGARFDGSWPLLEGSLRDIIEQRHCGKINGYQSYLTGLSRTEEGIEKLRKLAADGSMEFEMRWFGRTEEEARRTFAHLVRWKPVDKIIGSLMRSYVDRIIEAEMRYSFRGEALPDLEDVDFEPASPLLSGFSI from the coding sequence ATGAACACCAGAGGCCTGGGAGCCCATTATGCCGGGCGTGCGCGCCTTTACGGGGAACGCCTTCAATTTATCAGGGACAGGGGCGGAGCGTCCCTGCGACTTGACATGGTGCATCCCAACCTGCTTGAGCGCGGCGGGTCTTTACGGATAACTGCTCCCCTAGGGACTATTCCATCTGGTCTTTTCGGTTATCTTAAAACCAACGGAGCTATTGCCGGAGGACGGCTTGATATTGGAAAACTTAGAGAATTATTCGATGTGAGATATGCGTTCCGGAACAGAGAAGAAGGTTTTTATCTTCGTGCCGGAGAAGAAATGAACTCTGCGAACATGATGAGCGCAGTTATAGGAAGGCTGGTGGGGACAAAAGCGCTCGTTCCAAGGTACGGAAAACATGAGGGCTCTGTAATAGACGCTGTTTATACGCTGTTTAGAACTGTTAATGTGAATGACGGGATGTGGCATGAACCGCTTGATGAATGGAACGAAAAGAAAGCGGTGCTTGATGATCGTGGTATCGTTGTAGACCTGAGCGGGTTTGATCTTGGCAGATTTGACCTTGCGGGTATTAATTTCAGAAATATGGTTTTTACCGGCGCAAATTTTACTGGTTCGGACCAAAGCGAAGCGGACCTGTCCTTTTCTGTGGTAAGGGATGTAACGGCAGATCGTGTTGATTATAGAGGCGCTTTTCTTATGAGCGCGGATTTTTCCCGTTCCTCTCTAATGCAGGCTGATTTTGAGGATGCCGTTGCTCCCGGGGCCCGTTTTGACGGCGCGGAACTTATGATGGCAAACTTTTTCAGGGCAATGCTGATAGGTGCTCGGTTTGACGGAAGCTGGCCTTTACTTGAAGGCAGCCTGAGAGACATCATAGAACAAAGACATTGCGGCAAGATAAACGGCTATCAGAGCTATTTGACCGGACTTTCCCGTACTGAGGAAGGGATCGAGAAGCTGAGAAAGTTGGCGGCAGATGGCAGCATGGAATTTGAAATGCGCTGGTTTGGAAGAACTGAGGAAGAGGCAAGGCGCACCTTTGCCCATTTGGTCCGTTGGAAACCTGTGGATAAGATCATAGGATCCTTGATGAGGTCTTATGTTGACAGGATAATTGAAGCGGAAATGAGGTACTCTTTTCGCGGAGAGGCGCTGCCGGATCTTGAAGACGTAGACTTTGAACCCGCTTCTCCGTTGTTGTCAGGTTTTAGTATTTAA
- a CDS encoding ATP-binding cassette domain-containing protein, protein MPAIEVKDLIKQFKNTAAVKGITFDVEEGRCFGLLGPNGAGKTTTLNILATLLRLTSGSAKVAGFDVSTQKNEVRKNIGMVFQEPALDSKLSGRENLEFHAMMYGIEPKVYKKRIDTLLSLVELREKENVMTQNYSGGMKRRLEIARGLIHRPKVLFLDEPTLGLDSQTRRLIWNYVKNLIKEYKVTVILTTHYMEEADFLCDRIAIIDHGKILVNDTPDSLKAACGPECSLEDVFLKYVGTDIRNVEEREKIW, encoded by the coding sequence ATGCCCGCCATCGAAGTCAAAGACCTCATAAAACAATTTAAGAACACTGCCGCGGTCAAAGGCATCACATTTGATGTGGAAGAAGGCAGGTGCTTTGGCCTGCTTGGCCCCAACGGTGCGGGAAAGACAACCACCCTAAATATACTTGCTACCCTCCTCAGATTGACCTCCGGTTCGGCTAAAGTGGCGGGGTTTGATGTGTCGACCCAGAAGAACGAGGTGAGAAAGAACATCGGCATGGTATTTCAGGAACCGGCCCTGGACTCAAAATTATCGGGGCGCGAAAACCTTGAGTTCCATGCGATGATGTACGGCATTGAGCCAAAGGTCTACAAAAAAAGGATCGATACGCTATTAAGTCTTGTTGAACTTAGAGAGAAAGAAAATGTCATGACGCAGAACTACTCCGGAGGGATGAAAAGGCGTCTTGAAATAGCGAGAGGACTTATCCACCGGCCAAAGGTGCTTTTCCTGGACGAGCCCACACTGGGGCTGGACTCACAGACAAGAAGGCTCATCTGGAACTATGTTAAGAACCTTATAAAGGAATATAAGGTGACCGTGATCCTGACAACTCACTATATGGAAGAGGCTGACTTTCTTTGCGACAGGATAGCCATCATCGACCACGGAAAGATACTGGTAAACGATACACCGGATTCATTAAAAGCCGCCTGCGGCCCGGAGTGCTCACTTGAAGATGTCTTTCTTAAATATGTAGGCACAGACATAAGAAATGTCGAGGAAAGGGAAAAGATCTGGTAG
- a CDS encoding ABC transporter permease — MIELRAIYILWLREMKKFSRAKERIIGSAAMPLMFLAFLGLGFRGSDVPGIDKGISYMRFLVPGIIGMNMLFSSMFSGISVLWDREFGFLKEIMVAPVSRVSIALGRIAGGATTGLIQGMILFSISFFLGFHMNTAFPWYRMVLGFGAMLAFMVLISLTFISLGLSFASNMRDAQGFELIINFVMFPLFFLSGAVSPISNLPVWVRIFSYANPLTYGVDGIRGALIGHSMFPVSFNFLICLASSAFMVSLASFFFDRSDSV; from the coding sequence ATGATCGAATTACGGGCAATATACATCTTATGGCTGCGGGAGATGAAAAAGTTCTCGCGCGCAAAGGAAAGGATAATAGGTTCGGCTGCGATGCCGCTGATGTTCCTTGCTTTTTTGGGGCTTGGCTTTCGAGGCTCGGATGTTCCAGGCATAGATAAAGGCATAAGCTACATGCGCTTTCTTGTGCCCGGAATAATCGGGATGAACATGCTCTTTTCATCCATGTTCTCCGGGATCTCTGTCCTGTGGGACAGGGAGTTCGGGTTCCTTAAGGAGATCATGGTCGCCCCCGTCAGCAGGGTTTCGATAGCCCTGGGAAGGATAGCCGGCGGCGCCACTACCGGACTGATACAGGGAATGATCCTGTTCTCTATATCCTTTTTCCTGGGTTTTCATATGAACACGGCCTTCCCATGGTACAGAATGGTTCTGGGATTTGGCGCGATGCTGGCTTTTATGGTGCTGATCTCGCTGACATTCATATCGCTGGGACTGTCTTTTGCCTCCAATATGAGGGACGCGCAGGGATTTGAACTCATAATCAATTTCGTCATGTTCCCTCTTTTCTTTTTGTCCGGAGCTGTATCCCCTATTTCCAACCTTCCGGTATGGGTAAGGATATTTTCTTATGCCAATCCTCTAACCTACGGCGTGGACGGCATCAGAGGAGCACTGATAGGACATTCTATGTTCCCGGTGTCATTTAATTTTCTGATCTGCCTTGCCTCTTCGGCCTTCATGGTTTCGCTTGCCTCCTTCTTTTTTGACCGCAGCGACAGCGTATAA
- a CDS encoding methyltransferase produces the protein MRPFEPFEITVEKLHPSGYGIAAHNSRPAAVWNSLPGEKIIAKQTGKKKGQIIAIAETVLSASPDRTAPLEGHFLSCSPWSIMTWEAENRHKMEIARKCGSRAALIDIATNDIRTGYRNKMEFSFTRDDDGRASLAFFERGKRRKTSIDGCILAAPKINETARQAVEWIDRKNINPDDLKCLVLRSNASGKVIEGLYSKIKGLPKPDTANLQVIYSDPRSPAALTTEIIHPAQEDILTDKVGGLNLSYGLSSFFQVNLPVFEMALEDIKAYAKPASAILDLYCGVGTIGLALAKNAKNVELVDIVADSVDFANKNIWSNGVKNAKAILSPAEKVAELITDDKLLILDPPRAGLHPKLIKKILDARPKRIIYLSCNVVSQTRDIDLINDLYEVKFRKLYNFFPRTPHIEGLCVCDII, from the coding sequence GTGAGACCTTTTGAACCCTTTGAGATCACCGTAGAAAAACTGCATCCGTCCGGTTATGGGATTGCCGCACACAACTCCAGGCCCGCGGCGGTGTGGAATTCCCTGCCCGGGGAAAAAATTATAGCAAAACAGACAGGCAAAAAGAAGGGACAGATCATTGCAATTGCAGAAACGGTCCTATCTGCGTCCCCTGACCGCACCGCTCCGCTTGAAGGCCATTTTCTTTCCTGCAGCCCCTGGTCGATCATGACCTGGGAGGCGGAAAACCGACATAAGATGGAAATAGCCCGTAAATGCGGCTCGAGAGCCGCATTAATAGACATTGCAACCAACGATATCCGCACGGGCTACCGCAACAAAATGGAGTTCAGCTTTACAAGAGATGATGACGGCAGAGCCTCACTTGCATTTTTTGAGAGAGGGAAAAGAAGAAAGACCTCAATAGACGGATGTATCCTTGCAGCCCCTAAAATAAACGAAACGGCAAGACAGGCAGTTGAATGGATCGACAGGAAGAACATAAACCCTGACGATCTAAAATGCCTTGTGCTGCGCTCCAATGCTTCAGGAAAAGTGATAGAGGGGCTTTACTCCAAAATAAAGGGGCTGCCAAAGCCGGACACTGCAAACCTTCAAGTCATATATTCAGACCCCAGATCCCCTGCCGCACTTACAACGGAGATCATCCATCCGGCACAAGAGGACATTCTTACCGATAAAGTCGGCGGGTTAAATTTGTCTTATGGGCTTTCAAGCTTTTTTCAGGTCAACCTTCCTGTCTTTGAGATGGCGCTGGAAGATATAAAAGCTTACGCAAAACCGGCAAGTGCAATCCTTGACCTGTACTGCGGGGTCGGAACTATCGGCCTGGCATTGGCAAAGAATGCGAAAAATGTTGAACTTGTTGATATAGTTGCTGATTCCGTTGATTTTGCAAATAAGAATATCTGGTCAAACGGGGTAAAGAACGCAAAAGCCATCTTAAGCCCGGCAGAAAAGGTCGCGGAGCTGATCACTGATGACAAATTGCTGATACTGGACCCGCCAAGAGCCGGGCTTCATCCCAAACTTATCAAGAAAATATTGGATGCAAGGCCAAAAAGGATAATTTATCTTTCGTGTAATGTTGTCTCACAGACAAGGGACATCGATCTGATCAATGATCTCTATGAGGTCAAATTCCGGAAGCTCTACAACTTTTTCCCGAGAACTCCTCATATCGAGGGGTTATGCGTCTGTGATATAATTTAG